From Molothrus ater isolate BHLD 08-10-18 breed brown headed cowbird chromosome 8, BPBGC_Mater_1.1, whole genome shotgun sequence, a single genomic window includes:
- the RGS10 gene encoding regulator of G-protein signaling 10 isoform X1, whose translation MFNRAVSRLSRKRPPSEINDGEGHPSSSHQALKGTSKWATSLENLLEDPEGVKRFREFLKKEFSEENVLFWLACEEFKKTQGKKQMQEKAKEIYMTFLSSKASSQVNVEGQSRLSETILETPHPLMFQKLQDQIFNLMKYDSYSRFLKSDIFLNQKKSEEQEENSPEAQTAAKRASRIYNT comes from the exons ATGTTCAACCGGGCCGTGAGCCGGCTCAGCAGGAAGCGACCGCCCTCAG agataAATGATGGTGAGGGCCACCCAAGCAGCAGCCACCAAGCCTTGAAAGGAACCTCGAAATGGGCCACGTCACTGGAGAACCTCCTCGAGGACCCGGAGGGAGTCAAACGCTTTAGG gaatttttaaagaaagaatttaGTGAAGAAAACGTTTTGTTCTGGTTAGCGTGTGAAGAATTTaagaaaacacagggaaaaaagcag ATGCAGGAAAAAGCTAAAGAGATTTACATGACTTTCCTGTCCAGCAAAGCTTCCTCCCAGGTCAATGTTGAAGGGCAGTCCCGTCTGAGTGAGACCATCCTGGAGACGCCTCACCCTCTCATGTTCCAGAAGCTCCAGGACCAG ATATTCAACCTCATGAAGTATGACAGCTACAGCCGCTTCCTGAAGTCAGACATCTTCCTAAACCAGAAGAAGAGTGAGGAGCAAGAGGAGAACTCCCCAGAGGCTCAGACTGCAGCTAAAAGAGCATCCAGAATTTACAACACATGA
- the RGS10 gene encoding regulator of G-protein signaling 10 isoform X2 codes for MLGYMEKINDGEGHPSSSHQALKGTSKWATSLENLLEDPEGVKRFREFLKKEFSEENVLFWLACEEFKKTQGKKQMQEKAKEIYMTFLSSKASSQVNVEGQSRLSETILETPHPLMFQKLQDQIFNLMKYDSYSRFLKSDIFLNQKKSEEQEENSPEAQTAAKRASRIYNT; via the exons ATGCTTGGATACATGGAAA agataAATGATGGTGAGGGCCACCCAAGCAGCAGCCACCAAGCCTTGAAAGGAACCTCGAAATGGGCCACGTCACTGGAGAACCTCCTCGAGGACCCGGAGGGAGTCAAACGCTTTAGG gaatttttaaagaaagaatttaGTGAAGAAAACGTTTTGTTCTGGTTAGCGTGTGAAGAATTTaagaaaacacagggaaaaaagcag ATGCAGGAAAAAGCTAAAGAGATTTACATGACTTTCCTGTCCAGCAAAGCTTCCTCCCAGGTCAATGTTGAAGGGCAGTCCCGTCTGAGTGAGACCATCCTGGAGACGCCTCACCCTCTCATGTTCCAGAAGCTCCAGGACCAG ATATTCAACCTCATGAAGTATGACAGCTACAGCCGCTTCCTGAAGTCAGACATCTTCCTAAACCAGAAGAAGAGTGAGGAGCAAGAGGAGAACTCCCCAGAGGCTCAGACTGCAGCTAAAAGAGCATCCAGAATTTACAACACATGA